In the genome of Pseudomonas sp. P5_109, one region contains:
- a CDS encoding MoxR family ATPase: MSALNDLNALQASIAEAVLGQDQVIRQMLIGLLANGHLLLESLPGLAKTRTVKSLAKHLDAKMSRIQFTPDLLPSDITGAEVLHQVEGKNEIRFQPGPLFGNLILADEINRAPAKVQAALLEAMEERQITVAGNSHALPDLFIVVATQNPIEQEGTYPLPEAQMDRFLMKVLLDYPSAENESQVLRLLREEEQALGAKTAAVQGFSLSQDVVFAARREVSAVHVSPAIDRYLIDLINATRHPADYDADLGRWISIGASPRGGIGLDRCARADAWLQGQDFVSPDNVRAVVHPVLRHRLQLSYDAVADGVSADQVLDRLLDKVAIPA, from the coding sequence ATGAGCGCACTCAACGACCTCAATGCCCTGCAAGCCAGCATCGCCGAAGCGGTGCTCGGCCAGGACCAGGTGATCCGGCAGATGCTCATCGGCTTGCTGGCCAACGGGCATTTGCTGCTCGAAAGCTTGCCCGGCCTGGCCAAGACCCGCACGGTCAAGTCACTGGCCAAACACCTGGATGCGAAGATGAGTCGCATCCAGTTCACCCCCGATTTGCTGCCCTCGGACATCACTGGCGCCGAGGTGCTGCATCAGGTCGAAGGCAAGAACGAAATCCGCTTCCAGCCAGGTCCCCTGTTCGGCAACCTGATCCTCGCCGACGAAATCAACCGCGCACCGGCCAAGGTCCAGGCGGCGCTGCTCGAAGCCATGGAAGAACGCCAGATCACCGTGGCCGGCAACAGCCATGCGCTGCCGGACCTGTTCATCGTGGTCGCGACCCAGAACCCGATTGAGCAGGAAGGTACCTATCCGCTGCCGGAAGCGCAGATGGACCGTTTCCTGATGAAGGTGCTGCTCGATTACCCGAGCGCGGAAAACGAAAGCCAGGTGCTGCGCCTGTTGCGTGAAGAAGAACAGGCACTCGGCGCCAAGACGGCTGCGGTGCAGGGCTTTTCATTGTCCCAGGACGTGGTGTTCGCCGCGCGCCGGGAAGTCAGCGCGGTGCACGTATCCCCCGCCATCGACCGCTACCTGATCGACCTGATCAATGCCACCCGCCATCCCGCCGACTACGACGCCGATCTCGGCCGCTGGATCAGCATCGGCGCCAGCCCGCGCGGCGGTATCGGCCTGGATCGTTGCGCGCGGGCCGACGCCTGGTTGCAGGGCCAGGATTTCGTTTCGCCAGACAACGTCCGCGCCGTGGTGCACCCGGTGCTGCGCCATCGCCTGCAACTGAGCTACGACGCGGTGGCCGATGGCGTGAGCGCCGATCAGGTGCTCGACCGCCTGCTCGATAAAGTGGCGATTCCCGCGTGA
- a CDS encoding transporter has protein sequence MIRPFVVRPLLALCMVSASPLVLAAEGGVGRPITGQQVFSNAGIVPPEPGWVMSLTSIWYDGDLKGNAQIPLVGAASTGLDMKVSYTMANFTHVWDTGKGRWNYASAVGVPVQYTDISANITGPRGRTLGSSDTGTQFADMLVTPIAAGYHFDELNHIAFSLPIYVPTGAYNDDRLANPGQNNYTFMPTVAFTHLDGKGGEFTLSSGLEFYTENDSTDYRNGNIYTLDALWTHGFGNGWNAGIAAGYIQQVTDDSGSGADSGFRGRSVGAGPTVGWTGKFADAQANFNARWVPEFDTKNRPEGNGISVNMTLAFF, from the coding sequence ATGATCAGGCCTTTCGTAGTGCGCCCCCTGTTGGCGCTGTGCATGGTCAGCGCTAGCCCATTGGTACTGGCGGCCGAGGGTGGTGTCGGACGGCCGATTACCGGCCAGCAAGTGTTCTCCAATGCCGGGATCGTGCCCCCGGAGCCGGGTTGGGTCATGTCCCTGACCAGCATCTGGTACGACGGCGACCTCAAGGGCAACGCCCAGATTCCTTTGGTGGGTGCCGCCAGTACCGGGCTGGACATGAAGGTTTCCTACACCATGGCCAACTTCACCCATGTCTGGGACACCGGCAAGGGCCGCTGGAACTATGCATCGGCCGTCGGCGTTCCGGTGCAGTACACCGACATATCGGCCAACATCACCGGGCCCCGCGGTCGAACGCTGGGTTCCTCCGACACCGGCACCCAGTTCGCCGACATGCTGGTGACACCGATTGCCGCCGGCTATCACTTCGACGAACTCAATCACATCGCGTTCTCCCTGCCGATCTACGTGCCGACCGGAGCCTACAACGACGATCGCCTGGCCAACCCCGGACAGAACAATTACACCTTCATGCCGACCGTGGCGTTCACTCACCTGGACGGCAAGGGCGGCGAATTCACACTGTCGAGCGGCCTGGAGTTCTACACCGAGAACGACTCCACCGATTATCGCAACGGCAATATCTACACGCTCGATGCACTGTGGACCCATGGTTTTGGCAACGGCTGGAACGCCGGTATCGCAGCCGGTTACATCCAGCAGGTCACGGATGACTCGGGGTCCGGTGCCGACAGCGGCTTCCGCGGACGTTCCGTGGGTGCCGGACCGACAGTGGGCTGGACCGGCAAGTTCGCCGACGCCCAGGCCAACTTCAATGCGCGCTGGGTGCCGGAGTTCGACACCAAGAACCGCCCTGAAGGCAACGGTATCAGCGTCAACATGACCCTGGCGTTTTTCTAG
- a CDS encoding DUF1254 domain-containing protein, with product MNVAFRAAGFSLIALSTCTWADFSASPEEARAIAREAYLYGFPVVEMYKTLYTQAVDKKSPNFKAPFNQIGNTAKAFTAKDTAFVTPNADTPYSFVWMDLRAEPLVLTLPPIEEHRYYSVQLIDAYTQNFAYLGTRSTGNNGGHFMIAGPGWQGQQPQNIDRLLRSESNIAYALYRTQLFDEKDLAKVKQIQKGYKVETLSHYVKQKAPPAAAKIDWPKPTPTMSETPDLFRYLNFMLSFAPTQDVEKDLMARFAKIGIEAGKPFNVNTLSAEQRKALEDGISDAKAGFAEFKKTKVDTHEVTSGDFFGTRDHLKGNYLYRYAGANMGIFGNSAEEANYIGYFVDKDGKPVDASKNDYTLHFDKGALPPADAFWSLTLYDGKNKLLVANPLNRYLINSRMLPDLKLDADGGLTLYVQHKAPAKDLQSNWLPAPNGPFYGILRLYLPQPEVTNGQWKMPLLTPVTPQQ from the coding sequence ATGAACGTTGCCTTTCGCGCAGCCGGCTTCAGCCTGATTGCTCTCAGCACCTGCACCTGGGCCGACTTCAGCGCCAGCCCGGAAGAAGCCCGGGCCATCGCCAGGGAGGCTTACCTGTACGGTTTCCCGGTGGTGGAGATGTACAAGACGCTCTACACCCAGGCCGTGGACAAGAAGAGCCCGAATTTCAAGGCGCCGTTCAACCAGATCGGCAATACCGCCAAGGCCTTCACCGCCAAGGACACCGCGTTTGTCACGCCGAACGCCGACACGCCCTACTCCTTTGTCTGGATGGATCTGCGCGCCGAGCCACTGGTACTGACCCTGCCGCCCATCGAAGAGCATCGTTATTACTCGGTGCAACTGATCGACGCCTATACGCAGAACTTTGCGTACCTGGGCACCCGCAGCACCGGCAACAATGGCGGGCATTTCATGATCGCCGGGCCAGGCTGGCAGGGCCAGCAGCCGCAGAACATCGATCGCTTGCTGCGCAGTGAAAGCAACATCGCCTATGCGCTGTACCGCACGCAGTTGTTTGATGAAAAGGACCTGGCCAAGGTCAAGCAGATCCAGAAGGGTTACAAGGTTGAAACCCTGAGCCATTACGTCAAACAGAAAGCGCCGCCTGCCGCAGCGAAGATCGACTGGCCAAAACCCACGCCGACCATGAGCGAAACCCCGGACCTGTTCCGCTACTTGAACTTCATGTTGTCGTTCGCCCCGACCCAGGACGTGGAAAAAGACCTGATGGCGCGCTTCGCCAAGATCGGCATCGAGGCAGGCAAGCCATTCAACGTGAACACGCTCAGCGCCGAGCAGCGCAAGGCGCTGGAAGACGGGATCAGCGACGCCAAGGCCGGGTTTGCCGAGTTCAAGAAAACCAAGGTCGATACCCACGAGGTCACCAGCGGTGATTTCTTCGGCACCCGCGATCACCTCAAGGGCAACTACCTGTACCGCTACGCCGGCGCCAACATGGGAATCTTCGGCAACTCCGCTGAAGAGGCGAACTACATCGGTTACTTCGTCGACAAGGACGGCAAACCGGTCGACGCCTCGAAAAATGACTACACCCTGCATTTCGACAAGGGCGCCCTGCCCCCGGCCGATGCGTTCTGGTCCCTGACCCTGTACGACGGCAAGAACAAGCTGCTGGTGGCCAACCCGCTCAATCGCTACCTGATCAATTCGCGCATGCTGCCTGATCTCAAGCTCGATGCCGATGGCGGCCTGACGCTTTATGTGCAGCACAAGGCGCCGGCCAAAGACCTGCAAAGCAATTGGCTGCCGGCACCGAACGGGCCGTTCTACGGGATTTTGCGCCTGTATCTGCCACAACCGGAAGTCACCAACGGTCAATGGAAAATGCCGTTGCTGACACCCGTTACCCCACAACAATAA
- a CDS encoding YciI family protein: protein MRFMIIIKANADSEAGVMPSQELLTAMGNYNEELVKAGVMLAGEGLHPSSKGARVRFSGAQRSVIDGPFIETKELIAGFWLWKVKSREEAIEWVKRCPNPMPGTEAEIEIRQVFEAEDFGAEFTPELREQEERVWEQAKKN, encoded by the coding sequence ATGCGATTTATGATCATCATCAAGGCCAACGCCGATTCCGAAGCCGGCGTGATGCCCAGTCAGGAACTGCTGACGGCCATGGGCAACTACAACGAAGAACTGGTCAAGGCCGGCGTCATGCTCGCAGGCGAAGGCTTGCACCCCAGCAGCAAAGGCGCTCGTGTCAGGTTTTCGGGGGCGCAACGCTCGGTCATCGACGGCCCCTTCATCGAAACCAAGGAACTGATCGCCGGCTTCTGGTTGTGGAAAGTGAAATCCAGGGAAGAAGCCATCGAATGGGTCAAGCGTTGCCCTAACCCGATGCCGGGCACCGAAGCCGAAATCGAGATTCGCCAGGTGTTCGAGGCCGAAGACTTTGGCGCCGAATTCACCCCGGAACTGCGTGAACAGGAAGAACGGGTGTGGGAGCAGGCAAAGAAAAACTGA
- a CDS encoding SRPBCC family protein: MPILELTTLIPGRTPEQVLDFCLEGVNFPKIFPERITPLGDIDRSNLRIEAGRQFCFRHWMFNVIPSSWTVVIREVGERHFIDEMLSGPMRAFRHEHRVEAGEGGTLYTDRVAYSAIGGAPLEWLLVNGYMRRIFAARHRNMLALLK; this comes from the coding sequence GTGCCCATCCTGGAACTCACCACGCTCATCCCCGGCCGCACGCCCGAACAGGTCCTCGATTTCTGCCTGGAAGGGGTCAACTTTCCGAAGATTTTCCCCGAGCGCATTACCCCGCTGGGCGATATCGACCGGAGCAACCTGCGGATTGAAGCCGGGCGGCAATTTTGCTTTCGCCACTGGATGTTCAATGTGATTCCATCGAGTTGGACGGTGGTAATCCGCGAGGTCGGCGAGCGGCATTTCATCGACGAGATGCTCAGCGGGCCGATGCGCGCCTTTCGTCATGAACATCGGGTCGAGGCAGGAGAGGGCGGTACGCTATATACCGACCGGGTGGCGTATTCGGCGATTGGAGGCGCGCCGCTGGAGTGGCTGCTGGTCAACGGCTACATGCGACGGATTTTCGCGGCGCGGCATCGCAATATGCTGGCATTGCTCAAATGA